Proteins encoded by one window of Leishmania major strain Friedlin complete genome, chromosome 9:
- a CDS encoding putative drug resistence protein: protein MHPHEHHYGAAPLPAPEQEQPLGHYFSVTYAELLKAHVLDVHLPNILIGISASIEVPLVTILGRRIGASYSSIADYISVMALCRTLLDIPFGIAVEYVGVRNVMFLCLFLNIVASLVGLNVSNDVSLFAFCMLSGISLGGFFLARHIFVAGITSKKYRGLLMAILSGLLRWAHVIGPVASGIFASYSGDVRYSFVLSALASSIAFGTLAVATQSTRCQQVCERTCRASLASSVARTPLHSEQEEDAPDIVWHHPGGTGRDDAYVATALLPPATASFPTKSGVTSSLRDSANYRGIVGAERSDITSPPHAHHLHHAHANGGVATRPRSCSGASMASASLHPDTGACQEHNFHFTTLWYTFVDYWSVIWRLGLYIVLATVLRANRKLLISFAGMRAVMTDAQVSYLMGFSFIFDALLFPLGGLMMDLLGRQFAMVPTAVGLGIVFTFLPLCTTELKLYVAASAFGIVDALGCGIIMTLTADRAPPRCGAPFFGIMRTVQDMGHVVGARGVSSLMRYAGFDVCCWMLTVAGFFTAVWGVYGVPSDTETLLEAPRLEQAAVVAHERLLHKLSSYSQSSEETAPLTVVPATATPPTMTYGTATRPQPAPCVRRQDGGEGYRSVARS, encoded by the coding sequence ATGCACCCGCACGAGCACCACTATGGCGCCGCGCCACTACCGGCGCCAGAGCAGGAGCAGCCTCTGGGCCACTACTTCTCTGTGACCTACGCGGAGCTCTTAAAGGCGCACGTACTTGATGTGCATCTTCCGAACATCCTCATCGGAATCAGCGCCAGCATCGAGGTACCGCTGGTCACCATTCTCGGCCGGCGCATCGGCGCCAGCTACTCCTCCATCGCAGACTACATCTCCGTCATGGCCCTGTGCCGCACGCTGCTGGACATCCCGTTCGGCATCGCCGTTGAGTACGTTGGGGTGCGCAACGTTATGTTCCTCTGTCTGTTCCTAAATATCGTTGCCTCCCTCGTCGGCCTCAATGTGAGCAACGACGTCtcgctcttcgccttctgCATGCTGAGCGGCATCAGCCTCGGCGGCTTCTTCCTGGCGCGTCACATCTTCGTTGCCGGCATCACCTCCAAGAAGTATCGTGGCCTGCTCATGGCAATTCTGTCAGGGCTGCTACGATGGGCACACGTCATCGGCCCCGTCGCTTCAGGCATCTTCGCCTCGTACTCGGGCGACGTCCGCTACTCCTTCGTTCTGTCGGCTCTCGCGAGCAGCATCGCCTTCGGCACTCTAGCCGTTGCCACGCAGTCGACTCGGTGCCAGCAAGTGTGCGAGCGCACGTGCAGGGCAAGCCTCGCGTCGTCTGTGGCAAGGACTCCGCTACACTCAGAGCAAGAGGAGGACGCGCCGGATATCGTCTGGCACCACCCGGGCGGGACTGGCAGGGACGACGCTTACGTAGCGACGGCACTGCTaccgccggcgacggcatcTTTCCCGACAAAGAGCGGCGTTACGAGCAGCTTGCGGGACTCGGCGAACTACCGTGGTATCGTCGGCGCGGAGAGGAGTGACATTACTTCGCCCCCGCATgctcaccacctccaccacgcgcacgcaaACGGCGGTGTGGCAACGCGTccccgcagctgcagtggagCGAGCatggcgtcggcgtcgctgcaccCGGACACGGGGGCCTGCCAGGAGCACAACTTCCACTTCACAACGCTCTGGTACACCTTCGTCGACTACTGGAGCGTGATCTGGCGCCTTGGCCTGTACATTGTGCTCGCCACCGTGCTGCGTGCGAACCGCAAGCTCCTCATCTCCTTTGCGGGCATGCGCGCCGTGATGACGGATGCGCAGGTCTCCTACCTGATGGGCTTCAGCTTCATCTTCGACGCTCTCCTGTTCCCTCTCGGTGGCTTGATGATGGACCTGCTCGGGCGCCAGTTCGCCATGGTGCCCACCGCCGTCGGGCTCGGCATTGTCTTCACGTTCCTGCCCCTGTGCACGACGGAGCTAAAGCTCTACGTGGCCGCGTCGGCCTTCGGCATCGTGGACGCGCTGGGGTGCGGTATCATCATGACGCTCACGGCGGATCGGGccccgccgcgctgcggggCGCCGTTCTTTGGCATCATGCGGACGGTGCAGGACATGGGCCACGTTGTTGGCGCTCGCGGTGTGTCAAGCCTCATGCGCTACGCCGGCTTCGACGTGTGCTGCTGGATGCTGACGGTGGCCGGCTTCTTCACGGCGGTGTGGGGCGTATATGGGGTGCCAAGCGATACCGAGACGCTTCTCGAGGCACCACGGCTGGAGCAGGCGGCAGTTGTCGCACatgagcggctgctgcacaagCTCTCGTCCTACTCCCAAAGCAGCGAggagacggcgccgctgacggtcgtgccggcgacggcgacgccaccCACGATGACGTATGGCACCGCTACACGACCGCAGCCTGCGCCGTGCGTGAGACGGCAAGACGGTGGAGAGGGATACCGCAGCGTTGCGCGGAGCTGA
- a CDS encoding putative kinesin — MRADGPSSAATRPNAASAMVAGARVYLADPATLSKATFSCDGVFLPSSPTAATPAAMAAQQQHLYDVTCKSLLVPAPRPLERQRRWFSSYPVPTAARRIYLAYGQTASGKTYSLFGETSTSSGVEGLSPAAGVVPRYLHDVFSTRNDAEQRRRRCGTGRGSVDGAVDDVFVDLSCFEVYNEAAMDLVALSVAQSTLDFPHSTGAADVARGSVVRRLSSKTPTDAAAGVTHSLRSSDLRRQLPVWMAHKLYRSEQHPDGADAHTQEDVWGTRSESSASVETGCTATAGAAAAPFASSPTLSRFLKTEYKATEKQQVLRSLERARCTTFAEAQAVLQALLALRQECATSRNQSSSRGHLVLCVRVYAPAARDDLASEWIMQHETAFVDLAGSESGKLADADVADVCASKVACHQPRRRGHAATGAASSSRASSLHSRVSLDTSMQSGVSLQHSGISSGTTTTVSSAYHRSLLRPSPEADKKAVRVRRRRETRSINASLLALRKVFRALYEATRLSHTAVAQGSAASAATKLPRRPPLHHAPFKDSALTAILEPFLVPQPSAATPSSSISPSAPEGAAAVHVVLLVCCSSRSVDFFETIASLRLGAEAAAVKPEVVLRALPVQQRAQQHQLHLSGCATHLKPHYNTAGHRHREGGGCAACLPPRLCRSASAPSRRLVLSGDENEQGEVDELSKCTSAPGIRAASSERHDRRRPGEAVMSAADAARLCDEARQYKKTAQQLYKQCKSLCESYDECVDELQWCRAALSERDARVAELEAALEKVTRACAAGSSRQPQQPLPEPLQPRTPKASRNSTAAHGSPAARTPHPLRLQRSSREAAAGESREVIAAVNDSGKREVSADPVPSATASVTAESMRATSTNSTAREGSGRWMVSVSPFSTASLAEGTAARMATVREDVEGVKDVVDDAGSSGSSILRQSCDSSVERQQQHARRIMDTLLARQIFPSDEPVEPTQSLSPPCASSPYPVLPTLSARGTAAPASSPVQEQQHARSHSSCQDSESDAHVAQGRESDSDGRSPLTAEADAAAGEPARAKEVAEASATVAAASASMSAPRQSYNTPRSSSAGATASSLLEGRGSVSVGRSSCYSVAEGPEVELMAFLSSAATAVHGVTAPVASASAVSATAPWSKEMNVSVSHTVPRDSPLRATTRRVIAMSMDRDREVPHAEAAVGGDEEDAVEEVVIRLKKQDRSGALRIPAATCQPTETIRHVEVNGRAASKPPCSSPPLGAVSSAPVPPSASPLGRVYQL, encoded by the coding sequence ATGCGAGCTGATGGACCCTCCTCAGCTGCGACAAGGCCAAACGCCGCGTCTGCCATGGTcgccggtgcgcgtgtctACCTCGCGGACCCCGCCACTCTCAGCAAGGCGACGTTCTCCTGCGACGGCGTGTTTCTTCCGTCATCACCCACGGCAGCAACACCGGCGGCCATGGCTGCACAGCAACAACACCTGTACGACGTGACGTGCAAGAGTCTgctggtgccggcgccgcgcccACTCGAGCGGCAACGGCGATGGTTCAGCAGCTATCCCGTACCGACTGCGGCCCGTCGCATTTACCTCGCCTACGGGCAGACAGCAAGCGGCAAGACGTACAGCCTGTTCGGCGAGACCTCGACGAGCTCTGGCGTCGAGGGGCTGTCCCCTGCGGCAGGTGTGGTGCCCCGCTACCTGCACGACGTCTTCAGCACAAGGAACGacgcagagcagcggcggcgtcgatgcGGCACTGGCCGTGGCAGCGTCGACGGGGCCGTCGATGACGTCTTTGTCGACCTTTCGTGCTTTGAGGTGTACAACGAGGCCGCGATGGATCTGGTGGCGCTCTCCGTCGCGCAGTCGACGCTCGACTTCCCGCACTCCACCGGCGCGGCTGATGTGGCACGAGGCAGCGTGGTCCGCCGCCTGAGCTCCAAGACTCCaactgacgctgccgccggagTGACACACTCCTTGAGGTCTTCCGACctacggcggcagctgccggtGTGGATGGCGCACAAACTGTACCGCAGTGAGCAGCATCCGGACGGGGctgacgcgcacacgcaagagGACGTGTGGGGCACGCGTAGCGAGAGCTCCGCGTCGGTGGAGAcaggctgcaccgccaccgctggagccgcagcggcaccgttcGCATCATCACCGACCCTCTCGCGGTTTCTCAAGACCGAGTACAAGGCTACTGAaaagcagcaggtgctgcggtCACTGGAGCGCGCACGATGCACGACCTTCGCCGAAGCGCAAGCGGTCTTGCAGGCCCTGCTTGCTCTACGGCAGGAGTGCGCCACCAGCCGCAACCAAAGCTCCTCCCGCGGCCATCTCGTCCTGTGCGTCCGGGTTTacgcgccagcggcgcgtgACGATCTGGCAAGTGAGTGGATCATGCAGCACGAAACGGCATTTGTGGATCTGGCCGGGTCAGAGAGCGGAAAgctcgccgacgccgacgtaGCCGATGTCTGCGCCTCTAAGGTGGCGTGCCATCAGCCGAGACGGCGAGGCCACGCAGCCACCGGagcagcgtcctcgtcgcgcgCGAGCAGTCTGCACAGCCGCGTCTCACTGGATACCTCCATGCAATCTGGCGTCTCCTtgcagcacagcggcatcagcagcggcaccaccactacGGTCAGCTCGGCATATCAtcgctctctcctccgccCATCTCCCGAGGCAGACAAGAAGGCGGTacgggtgcggcggcggcgcgagaCAAGGTCTATCAACGCAAGTCTCCTGGCCCTTCGTAAGGTCTTTCGGGCTCTCTATGAAGCAACACGGTTGAGCCACACAGCCGTCGCCCAGGGgtcagcagcatcagcggcgaCTAAACTCCCGCGCCGGCCTCCGCTGCACCACGCCCCTTTCAAGGACAGTGCGCTGACGGCAATCCTCGAACCTTTCCTGGTGCCGCAGCCATCTGCAGCGACTCCATCATCATCCATCTCTCCGAGTGCACCAgagggtgccgccgccgtgcacgtTGTGCTGCTTGTGTGCTGCTCCAGTAGGTCCGTCGACTTCTTCGAGACAATCGCCTCCCTGCGGTTGGGAGCAGAGGCCGCTGCAGTAAAGCCGGAGGTCGtcctgcgcgcgctgccggtgcagcagcgcgcgcaacAACATCAGCTGCACCTCTCCGGGTGTGCCACTCACCTCAAGCCGCACTACAACACCgccggccaccgccaccgcgagggcggcgggtgcgcggCGTGTTTGCCTCCGcggctctgccgcagcgcgtcggccCCGAGTCGACGATTGGTGCTTTCAGGCGATGAGAATGAGCAAGGGGAAGTGGACGAGCTTAGCAAGTGCACCAGTGCACCCGGCATCAGGGCTGCGTCAAGTGAGCGTCACGACCGGCGCAGACCTGGTGAGGCCGTCATGAGTGCCGCAGACGCTGCCCGCCTCTGCGATGAGGCTCGCCAGTACAAGAAAACGGCCCAGCAGCTTTACAAGCAGTGCAAGTCGCTGTGCGAGAGCTATGACGAGTGCGTTGACGAGCTGCAgtggtgccgcgccgcgctgTCGGAGCGGGACGCTCGCgtcgccgagctggaggcagcaCTCGAGAAGGTCACTCGCGCATGTGCAGCAGGCTCGTCGagacagccgcagcagcctctaccagagccgctgcagccgcgcaccCCAAAAGCAAGCCGCAACAGTACCGCCGCCCACGGATCAcccgctgcacgcacgcctcacccgctgcgccttcagcgcagcagccgggaAGCGGCTGCGGGTGAGTCCCGTGAAGTCATCGCAGCAGTTAACGACAGCGGTAAGCGGGAGGTGAGCGCTGACCCTGTGCCGtccgccacggcgtcggTCACTGCAGAGAGTATGCGAGCCACTTCCACCAACTCCACGGCACGAGAAGGCAGCGGGCGGTGGATGGTGAGCGTGTCGCCCTTTTCCACCGCGTCGCTCGCAGAAGGAACAGCAGCCCGCATGGCGACGGTGcgcgaggacgtggagggcGTGAAGGACGTTGTCGAtgacgccggcagcagcggcagtagCATTCTCCGTCAATCCTGCGACTCAAGCGttgagcggcagcaacagcacgcTCGACGCATCATGGACACGCTCCTGGCGCGGCAGATATTCCCTTCAGACGAGCCAGTGGAACCGACCCAGTCCCTGTCACCACCCTGCGCGAGCTCTCCCTATCCGGTCTTGCCCACGCTCTCAGCGCGCGGCACTGCGGCGCCCGCATCGTCACCGGTGCAGGAACAGCAACACGCACGAAGTCACAGCAGCTGCCAAGacagcgagagcgacgcaCACGTTGCGCAAGGACGCGAGTCCGACAGCGATGGTCGGAGCCCGCTcacagcggaggcggacgcggcAGCCGGTGAGCCGGCACGTGCGAAAGAGGTGGCCGAGGCGAGTGCTACTGTTGCGGCAGCCTCTGCTTCCATGTCGGCGCCGCGTCAGTCGTACAACAccccccgctcctcctccgccggtGCAACGGCGTCGTCCTTGCtggaagggaggggcagcgTCAGTGTCGGGCGGTCTTCCTGCTACAGTGTCGCGGAGGGGCCAGAGGTTGAGTTAATggccttcctctcctctgcgGCTACCGCCGTGCACGGGGTCACTGCACCAGTGGCATCAGCCTCAGCAGTGTCAGCCACTGCGCCATGGTCGAAAGAGATGAACGTCAGTGTGTCGCACACAGTGCCGCGCGACTCCCCTCTTCGTGCGACGACAAGGCGGGTGATCGCCATGTCGATGGATCGCGACCGCGAGGTTCCtcacgcggaggcggcggtcgGCGGTGATGAGGAAGACGCCGTCGAGGAAGTGGTGATACGGCTGAAGAAGCAAGACCGTAGTGGCGCCCTTCGCATCCCCGCGGCAACGTGTCAGCCTACGGAAACCATCCGGCATGTCGAGGTGAACGGCAGGGCGGCATCGAAACCACCCTGCAGCAGCCCTCCTCTCGGTGCAGTTTCCTCGGCtcccgtgccgccgtcggcatcGCCCCTGGGGCGGGTGTACCAACTGTGA
- a CDS encoding putative protein kinase: MQQQQQQPRRCSRGSVSPSCEGHSYLKAIIVEETEEGGKEDGVGMGEDRGPSVGGGDGGTSCVSNSPLTSSSGVSVHEAQPPRAAATVAAAPLGLIASGLDEPLFSEQAHPLHTKSRATEAPQTPPPLLHSVVGGDTRAVDAGNRTGTARIMRLDPIAPSLPSSSAPHAVAHHTLRLRPAAALLQPPPNTPPLHEPVGEEEWAPPSKRLRPHLSNPAAPSATPPSATAPERLSTAGVGGSGSRVLRLPLSSSNAAPADTATTSAHTPASVAVAGGGSGEVSATATTNVSARGGALKGGRGEAQEEPESTRKINEEAQRASDTPANGPLRVSPVSSAGATIPNPEATGIGAAPVSASAARRPTPILTSTPSRAVSVNAPNAGLPLTVTVESAVSQQQQQQTRSAAPVAMGTSGFSRLRSLTPTPYPGTQGSPCRRHRFVGVNLPGAPPPSIDFSSIQRTVKEVYEVHEKLSEGTYGEVFKGVDKRTGAAVALKRIKMLSAHQGFPQTSLREVIALRHIQNERERLEERLRNDAHHRGAVAITDPLAEVSQLCDVLLYDRQQRDIVLVFAYATASLAGLCRRQFSFTPSEMALLMKKLLIAVRKLHEMRIIHRDIKSDNVLVTSEGEVQLTDFGLCSIAASGSSRSGKHVWRTPSVITLAYRPPEMLLGSTAYDEKVDVWSLGCLLAQMYLLEPPFYRHRAQAQQHQQQQRAPERSAATELEQLSRITEILGPLPPVSVYHPDSCQHMRVLEQLEVQGRLAEAGRAAQPANWGRLQTIFEPSFLYQQFHGFRGWFEAELGRSRHQPHRRPTQACMDVLCAALQLDPQQRPTAAELLRMPYFTTLDDTPLLGNYQRVLPVTPEREDEVRRGFMIKVQRCGDSHTQRRPHQ, translated from the coding sequence atgcagcagcagcagcagcagccacgtcgctgcagccgcggctcTGTGTCCCCCTCTTGTGAAGGGCACAGCTATTTAAAGGCGATCATCGTGGAGGAGAcggaagagggaggaaaaGAGGATGGGGTGGGCATGGGCGAGGACAGAGGTCCAagtgtcggcggcggcgacggtggcaccAGCTGTGTCAGCAACTCGCCCCTCACTTCCAGTTCGGGCGTCAGCGTTCACGAAGCCCAGCCAccgagggcggcggccaccgtggcagcggcgccactggGGCTAATCGCGTCGGGCTTAGACGAGCCTCTGTTCAGTGAGCAggcgcaccccctccacacgAAGAGCAGAGCAACTGAGGCGCCGCAaaccccaccaccactactaCATTCGGTGGTCGGTGGCGACACCAGGGCTGTGGACGCTGGTAATAGGACGGGCACCGCACGAATCATGCGACTAGATCCCATCGCGCCCTCCTTGCCGTCTTCTTCGGCTCCCCACGCGGTGGCCCATcacacgctgcgcctccggcccgctgccgccttaCTGCAGCCCCCGCCAAacacaccgccgctgcacgagcCGGTGGGCGAAGAGGAGTGGGCGCCTCCCTCAAAGCGTCTGCGTCCACACCTGAGCAACCCCGCCGCCCCTTCAGCGACGCCTCCTTCAGCAACGGCACCTGAGCGGCTCAGCACTGCAGGAgtcggtggcagcggcagccgtgtactgcggctgccgctgtcgagCAGCAATGCCGCTCCGGCCGACACCGCAACGACGTCAGCCCATACGCCAGCGTCAGTTGCCGTTGCCGGGGGTGGCAGTGGTGAGGTCTCGGCCACCGCAACCACTAACGTCTCTGCACGTGGTGGGGCGCTTaagggaggcagaggagaagcacAAGAAGAGCCAGAGAGCACAAGAAAGATCAACGAGGAGGCGCAACGTGCGTCCGACACGCCTGCCAATGGCCCCTTGCGTGTCTCACCGGTGTCGTCAGCCGGTGCCACTATCCCCAACCCTGAGGCGACTGGCATTGGTGCCGCGCCTGTGTcagcgagcgcggcgcggcgcccaACGCCAATCCTCACAAGCACCCCCTCGCGCGCCGTGTCTGTCAACGCACCAAATGCGGGGTTGCCCCTGACCGTTACGGTGGAGTCGGCCgtttcgcagcagcagcagcagcagacccGGTCGGCCGCACCCGTCGCCATGGGGACAAGCGGCTTCTCGCGCCTACGCTCGCTTACACCCACGCCGTACCCCGGCACGCAAGGGTCTCCGTGCCGGCGTCACCGCTTTGTGGGGGTGAACCTCCCCGGTGCTCCGCCACCGTCCATTGACTTCAGCTCCATTCAGCGCACCGTGAAGGAAGTCTACGAAGTGCATGAGAAGCTCAGCGAGGGCACGTATGGCGAGGTGTTCAAGGGCGTCGACAAGCGAAccggtgctgcggtggcgctgaagCGCATCAAGATGCTGAGCGCCCATCAGGGCTTTCCCCAGACCTCGCTGCGGGAGGTGATTGCCCTTCGGCACATCCAGAACGAGCGCGAGCGGCTCGAGGAACGACTGCGCAACGACGCGCATCACCGTGGCGCGGTGGCCATCACCGATCCTCTCGCCGAGGTCTCGCAACTCTGTGATGTTCTCCTCTACgatcggcagcagcgcgacatTGTGCTGGTGTTCGCGTACGCCACAGCGAGTCTGGCTGGCCTGTGTCGCCGCCAGTTCTCCTTCACACCATCGGAGATGGCCCTTCTCATGAAGAAGCTTCTCATCGCGGTGCGCAAGCTGCACGAGATGCGCATCATTCACCGCGACATCAAGTCGGACAACGTACTTGTAACGAGTGAGGGCGAGGTGCAGCTGACCGACTTTGGGCTGTGCTCCATCGCAGCGTCTGGGTCGTCGCGCTCTGGTAAGCATGTgtggcggacgccgagcGTGATTACTCTGGCCTACCGTCCGCCAGAGATGCTGCTGGGCAGTACCGCGTATGATGAGAAGGTCGATGTGTGGTCACTTGGGTGCCTGCTCGCTCAGATGTACCTCCTCGAGCCCCCCTTCTACAGGCAccgcgcgcaggcgcagcagcatcagcagcagcaacgtgCACCAGAGCGATCGGCGGCCACGGAACTCGAGCAGCTCTCCCGCATTACAGAGATTCtggggccgctgccgccggtgagCGTTTATCACCCGGACTCGTGTCAGCACATGCGTGttctggagcagctggaggtgcaGGGGCGCCTGGCGGAGGCTGGGCGAGCAGCACAACCGGCAAACTGGGGCAGGCTGCAGACCATCTTCGAGCCCAGCTTTCTGTATCAGCAGTTCCACGGCTTTCGGGGCTGGTTTGAGGCGGAGTTGGGGCGCTCGCGGCACCAGCCACATCGTCGGCCCACACAGGCTTGCATGGATGTGCTCTGCGCGGCCCTGCAACTcgacccgcagcagcgccccaccgcggcagagctgctgcgcatgccGTACTTCACCACCTTGGACGACACCCCGTTGCTGGGCAACTATCAACGGGTCCTCCCCGTCACCCCGGAGCGGGAAGATGAGGTGCGCCGTGGTTTCATGATAAAGGTGCAACGATGCGGGGACAGTcacacgcagcgccgcccgcaTCAGTGA